A genomic stretch from Seriola aureovittata isolate HTS-2021-v1 ecotype China chromosome 13, ASM2101889v1, whole genome shotgun sequence includes:
- the gphb5 gene encoding glycoprotein hormone beta-5: protein MMLQRKKPGWRPGLMLCWFLFWISHQPDSLHTVSAVNLRRFIGCAVREFTFLAKKPGCGGLHITTDACWGRCETWEKPVLDPPYLESHQRVCTYNETRMVTVKLPNCQPNVDPMYTYPVALRCDCGVCVTSTTECITSV, encoded by the exons ATGATGCTACAGAGGAAGAAGCCAGGATG GAGGCCTGGACTGATGCTTTGCTGGTTTCTATTCTGGATCTCTCATCAACCAGACTCCCTCCACACAGTGTCAGCCGTCAACCTGCGGCGCTTCATTGGCTGTGCCGTCCGGGAGTTCACCTTCCTCGCCAAGAAACCCGGCTGCGGGGGCCTGCACATCACCACTGACGCCTGCTGGGGGCGCTGTGAGACCTGGGAG AAGCCCGTCCTGGACCCTCCCTACCTTGAGTCCCACCAGCGGGTTTGTACCTACAATGAAACCCGCATGGTCACTGTGAAATTGCCCAACTGCCAGCCCAACGTCGACCCAATGTACACCTACCCCGTGGCCTTGAGATGCGACTGTGGAGTCTGTGTAACCAGCACCACTGAATGTATAACCTctgtgtga